The Hydrogenispora ethanolica nucleotide sequence CAGAATTTGATTCGTTTCGTGGGTATATCTATACACAACAGCGAAATGCCGTAAAACAGTTACAAGATAAAGCTGCTCTTGAAAAAAACGGCAAATCAGCGGATGAACAAGCGAATATCGATAAAAAGTTAAAAGATGATATTCAAAAAAAGAACGATGAATTACAGGCCCAATTAGAGCAGAAGTACTCCGAGATTCAGAAGAATCTTGACGAACAAAAAAAAGCAGCAATGGAAAGAGAAAAGAAACTAATCGCAGATGTAGCCGTTGATCAAAAGGTTTCAATGGTTCTGGATAAAGCTGCAGTTCTCTATGGCGGAATCGACATTACGCAGGCAGTAATCGATAAAGCCGCCAAAGAGGATGCAAAAGGAAGCAAAAAATAAGGATGGCTTGCTTCTTACAATGATAATTAACCGCTGGAAGCTAGTAGTATTAATTCTGGCAATTTTTTTATCTGTCTTCGGTTTTATTTTTTTGAAAATCAGCACTGGCAAAAAGTCTACTCATTTCACCAGTGCTGATTATGATCGAGCAAAAATTCACCCACAAGCACGGAGTTGGTCGAAGTATCGGGAAATCGGAAAAGAATTCGCTCATTTCATCGATTTTCCGGCGAATTCAAATACGAATGAGGCGAATGAGAAGGTTCCCCAAATCGTAGATGATGGTGAAATTTCCATTAACAAAGCAATAGAACTTCAGATTTCCGAAGTTCGACGGATGTTTAGCACGGAAAATTTAATAAAACGGGCTGATTTTGAAAAAGAAATTTCGGAATTTGAAGAAAAACTCAAGCATGAGATCGACATTAAGTTTCAGGACACCTTACAACGACTTACTGATTCTCTAAATTTGGATATTCAGCAAAAAAAATCTCTGTTTGCGAAAAATTTGGCTGAATACCGGCGTGGTTTATTAGGCGAACAGCAAGTCAATTTGAGTAGTCTTCAGCTTAAATTGTATATTATTGACCTCTCAAATGATTTAGCTGAAAAAAATCGACTGAGGGACCAAACTTTACTTTTAATTAGTCAGATACGGCAAGATATGGAGATTAAATATGTAGCTGAAGAGCAAAAGCTTCGTGCCCAATTGGATAGAGACCTGAAACAACTGAGAAAACAATTTGATGACAATTTGAATACCTTCAAGGATGAACAAGAACAATATTACCGGGAGCAGGTGAATGCTCTTAAAAAACGATTGGAAGATGAGTACCTTGAATGGTACGTTCAACGCGAAGGTGAGGTCCAAAAAGCTATCAAGTTAAGAGAAGTACCGACGTTTGACTATTCTTTTTAAAGTATGGTAAAAAATGGTAAATTAGGCGGAGGGATTTTTAATGCCAGAGAAAAAGGGGTTCCTTTTACCAGCTTCAATTATCCTAGGCTCTTTAATCATTCTTGCAGGGCTAATTTGGGCTGTCAATGCATCCATGATGAAAATAGGTGTCGTAGACTTTGGTAAACTTTCGAAAGAAAGCGCGCTTGGTCAAAAATTTAATAAAGAGATTGTGGCAAAACAGAAAGAACTTCAGACAAAGTTCAAAGCCGCTAAAACAGATGCAGAAAAGAGCCAAATCAGTTCCGAATTCGAAAGTTTTAAGGCCAGCAAGGAATCGGAGTTTGTCAGCAAAGCAACCCAGGCTGTCAAAACCGTGGCTAAACGAAATAGAGTCAAAGTTGTTAGCAGCCCGCAAGTTTTCATTTACAGCGACACTGACATTACGGCGGAAGTGATTAAAGAATTGAAATGAGGTTCGGATTCAATGACTTCCTTGTCAGATTTAGCAAATTTGGTTCATGGCGAACTAGTTGGCGATGGGCGTCTCGAAATCACTGGAGCGGCCGGTTTTGAAGATGTTCGGGCGGGCGAAATTACTTTCGCTGCCTCCATGCGAGCAGTGGAACCGATAATCAACAGTTGTGCCGCTGCGGTCATTGTTCCAACGAATATTGAGAACATCCGTAAGCCAGCGATTAGAGTTGTCAATCCCCGATTAGCATTTGCCCAAATATTAGCCTTTTTTCATCCTAGTCGACAGAGATTACAAGGGATTCATCCTTCGGCCGTTATTGGGAAGGGTTTTTGCGGAGATGAATGCGCTGTTGGAGCTTTATGCTTTATTGGCGATGATGTTACCATTGGCCGCGGATCGGTGATTTATCCAGGCGCGGTGATAATGGATAGAGTGCAAATAGGGGACAATTCTATTATTCACGCCAATGTCGTTGTCCGTGAAGACTGTGTTATTGGCAAAAATGTACAAATTCATGCCGGTTCTGTGATTGGAGCTGACGGTTTTGTTTACGTTACTGAAAATGGAAGGCATCATAAAGTGCCGGAAGTCGGTAACGTCGTCATTGAAGATGATGTTGAAATTGGAGCCAATGTAACGATCGATCGTGCCACTACCGGTGTGACTCTGATTCAACGGGGAACGAAAATTGATAATCTAGTTCAAATTGCTCACAATTGTAGGCTGGGCGAGGATAATTTGATTATGGGGCAAGTCGGAATTGCCGGTGGTACGAAGTTAGGTGAGCGAGTCACCTTATCTGGCAAAGCAGCAGTGATTGAACGGATAAAAATTGGTGCGGATTCGGTCATTGCCGCTAATGCCCTGGTTATTAATAGTTTGCCAGCGAATTCTTTCGTTTCAGGAATCCCAGCGAGGCCTCATGCGGCGGACATGAGGATTCAGGCTACAGCTGGTCGTTTACCGGAATTATTGAGGGAATTTAAAGAACTTCAAAAAAAGGTAGCGGATTTGGAGGAAAGAATTTTTAAATAGAATAGTAAATAAGGAAGGAATTTGGCAAAACCTGGCGAAAAATTTATTGTCAGGTTTTTTGTTTTTGGCAATTGTACAAAAGATTGGTAAGTTTTCTTAGCGCATTAAGCGCTTTTTTAATAGGTAGAGGTAGAGACGTTGACTATCAGGGTTCAATTGAAAACAATACACCGCTATACCTGGAATGAATTTCTGCAACAGTTCTTGGTGTGTTGGATTGGATTTACTATTTTGGGGATTGGGAAAATCTTTTTCGATTACAATGATCTTTTCATCGGTTATCGGGTTACGTTAAAGGTTTTATTGACTTTACTTTTAAATCAAATTCCATACCTTTGGATGGATATATTTCCCGCTGCTACGCTGTTCGGGGTCATTTTAGCCTTTGGACGATTATTGCGGGAGAGAGAACTGGATGTAATCCAATTGAGCGGTTACGGGATATTCCATACAATGCTGCCGGTTTTTGTGGGACTTCTGATATTGTGCATCGGTGCTTTTTATTGGAATGATCTCGTGGTGCCCGCAGCCAACCACCGATTCGAAATTGAGGTTAGACGGCTATCTAATCAGCAAGGGTTACCTTTATTAAGAGAGAATGTCGTTTTTAAGGCACCCAACAATCGTTTTGTTTATTTTAACCGGATTGAACATAACTCTGGAAAAATAAAAGGGATTTTGATTATTGAAACGAAAGGCCCTGGCAAATGGCCGCGTCTTATCTCGGCAAATTGGGGGCGGATTCAGCGCGGCATTTGGGAGCTGAACGAGGGGGTTCTCCATGAGTTTGATGCACAAGGAGCGGTTGCTTCTGAGTTGACCTTTCAAAAAATGCAACTCAAAATGGTCGCGGATTATTCGGCAGTCATCGGAGATGAAAAAGGTCCAGCCGAAATGCGAGCGGAGGAATTAAAACGACTTGCGACGCTTTATGGAAAAAGTGGCCTAAACCTCCCGGTTTATTCAGTATTTTTTTATTCCAAATTTGCCGATCCGTTAAGCCCGTTAGTGTTTGCTTTTTTAGCTATTCCATTGACGATTTTGACTGGTCGAAACGCCCGGTTATGGACCGGGATGGTATATTGCTTTTTACTCATTTTAGGATATTATGCACTCCAAGTAGTAGGGCGTACTCTGGGAGTGAATGGACTTGTCCTTCCCTGGCTGGCGGCTTGGGTTCCAAACATTACTTTTTTTATAACCGGCATCATTCTATTGATCCTTTGCGAACAACGGAGGTAAGATGCGAAGAGCATTTTGGGTCCTCGGGATGTTGGTCGTGTTCATTCTGGGGCATTCCGGTCCGGCGCGTGGTGCACTCGACCGCGTTCTTCTTTCTGCCGATGAAGTTCATTATAACTATGAAACAAAACAGATTCGCGCTTTGGGAGCGGTTGTCATTCATTATAAGGAGATTCAAGTCACTGCGGATTGGGCAATTATCGATCAAGAACTAAATTTCCTTTTGGCAACCGGGGAGGTTTGCGTGGAAAAGAACGGGGACCAATTTCAAGGACAGCGGTTTCTCTACAGTATCAAGGAGCAGCAAGGTTGGCTCAGCCCGGCACATACCACAATTACCGGATCCGAAATTGAGAAAGCGGTCCGCTACTCGGCG carries:
- the lpxD gene encoding UDP-3-O-(3-hydroxymyristoyl)glucosamine N-acyltransferase, with the protein product MTSLSDLANLVHGELVGDGRLEITGAAGFEDVRAGEITFAASMRAVEPIINSCAAAVIVPTNIENIRKPAIRVVNPRLAFAQILAFFHPSRQRLQGIHPSAVIGKGFCGDECAVGALCFIGDDVTIGRGSVIYPGAVIMDRVQIGDNSIIHANVVVREDCVIGKNVQIHAGSVIGADGFVYVTENGRHHKVPEVGNVVIEDDVEIGANVTIDRATTGVTLIQRGTKIDNLVQIAHNCRLGEDNLIMGQVGIAGGTKLGERVTLSGKAAVIERIKIGADSVIAANALVINSLPANSFVSGIPARPHAADMRIQATAGRLPELLREFKELQKKVADLEERIFK
- a CDS encoding LptF/LptG family permease produces the protein MTIRVQLKTIHRYTWNEFLQQFLVCWIGFTILGIGKIFFDYNDLFIGYRVTLKVLLTLLLNQIPYLWMDIFPAATLFGVILAFGRLLRERELDVIQLSGYGIFHTMLPVFVGLLILCIGAFYWNDLVVPAANHRFEIEVRRLSNQQGLPLLRENVVFKAPNNRFVYFNRIEHNSGKIKGILIIETKGPGKWPRLISANWGRIQRGIWELNEGVLHEFDAQGAVASELTFQKMQLKMVADYSAVIGDEKGPAEMRAEELKRLATLYGKSGLNLPVYSVFFYSKFADPLSPLVFAFLAIPLTILTGRNARLWTGMVYCFLLILGYYALQVVGRTLGVNGLVLPWLAAWVPNITFFITGIILLILCEQRR
- a CDS encoding OmpH family outer membrane protein, encoding MPEKKGFLLPASIILGSLIILAGLIWAVNASMMKIGVVDFGKLSKESALGQKFNKEIVAKQKELQTKFKAAKTDAEKSQISSEFESFKASKESEFVSKATQAVKTVAKRNRVKVVSSPQVFIYSDTDITAEVIKELK
- a CDS encoding OmpH family outer membrane protein; translated protein: MKRSEKLFQALTLGVLVLTIVLLVSSLTGAAPSQNGPTGYVDSEKLRSQLSDFKRLESLVKDKQAEFDSFRGYIYTQQRNAVKQLQDKAALEKNGKSADEQANIDKKLKDDIQKKNDELQAQLEQKYSEIQKNLDEQKKAAMEREKKLIADVAVDQKVSMVLDKAAVLYGGIDITQAVIDKAAKEDAKGSKK